Proteins found in one Candidatus Desulfofervidus auxilii genomic segment:
- a CDS encoding TetR/AcrR family transcriptional regulator gives MKNKFQPQKTFFSLAAEKQERLLKVATEEFATQGYQKASINRIIEKLGIAKGSLYQYFRNKEHLFLFIFSQGIYLAKKILKPIKEEKGDVFFKIKTSLKAGIEFIKKHPHIFHIYLKILFEDKVPVRENLLKAIRFYSRDYLLPILEEGKRKGEIREDIDLEMAAFMLDAMIERFLQAHVLPYLDAISIYQADEKVLEKKIDIWIDILKKGLARNV, from the coding sequence ATGAAAAATAAATTTCAACCTCAAAAAACATTTTTTTCATTAGCAGCAGAAAAACAAGAACGTTTACTTAAAGTTGCTACAGAGGAATTTGCTACTCAAGGTTATCAGAAAGCAAGCATTAACCGTATTATTGAGAAATTAGGAATTGCTAAAGGTTCTCTTTATCAATACTTTCGCAATAAAGAGCATTTATTTCTTTTTATTTTTTCACAAGGTATCTATTTAGCAAAAAAAATATTAAAACCTATTAAAGAAGAAAAAGGTGATGTTTTTTTTAAAATTAAAACTTCTTTAAAAGCAGGAATTGAATTTATAAAAAAACATCCTCATATTTTTCATATTTACTTAAAAATTCTTTTTGAAGATAAAGTACCTGTAAGGGAAAATCTTTTAAAAGCTATTCGTTTTTATTCTAGAGATTATCTTCTTCCAATTTTAGAGGAAGGAAAAAGAAAAGGGGAAATTAGAGAAGATATAGATTTGGAAATGGCAGCTTTTATGTTAGATGCCATGATAGAACGTTTTTTACAAGCACATGTGTTACCTTATTTAGATGCTATTTCTATTTATCAGGCAGATGAAAAAGTATTGGAAAAAAAGATAGATATCTGGATAGACATTTTAAAAAAAGGATTGGCAAGAAATGTTTAA
- a CDS encoding radical SAM protein, giving the protein MKYIFGPVPSRRLGFSLGLDLVPFKTCSYDCIYCELGRTTHLSIEPAYYVTAKEILKELEDFFAENHPHIDFITIGGSGEPTLNKHLEEIILSVKALSKVPVAVLTNGSLFWQKDIIKAVSLADVVLPSLDTVSYDTWKRLNRPHPMLKLDKIIEGLKDFRQQYDGKIWLEILFVKGINDNESEIFALKSVLNEILPDKIHLNTVVRPPAEANVLALNFEEMKKIKEMIGEKAEIIVDFKGEIIDTGTKDIEERLIAILKRRPCTLNDIIYALGVRKTTVIKLLELYQRKKRIDSYLYQGQKYYLIR; this is encoded by the coding sequence ATGAAATATATCTTTGGACCAGTGCCATCTCGCCGTTTAGGTTTTTCTTTAGGTTTAGATTTAGTGCCATTTAAGACATGTAGTTATGATTGTATTTATTGTGAATTAGGAAGAACAACTCATTTAAGCATTGAACCAGCTTATTATGTAACAGCTAAAGAGATTTTAAAAGAATTAGAGGATTTTTTTGCAGAAAATCATCCTCATATAGATTTTATTACTATTGGTGGCTCTGGTGAGCCTACTCTTAATAAACATTTAGAAGAAATTATATTAAGTGTAAAGGCTTTAAGTAAAGTTCCAGTAGCTGTACTTACAAATGGCTCTCTTTTTTGGCAAAAAGACATTATTAAAGCTGTCTCTTTGGCTGATGTTGTATTGCCATCTTTAGATACAGTTTCTTATGATACTTGGAAACGTTTAAATAGACCTCATCCAATGCTAAAGCTTGATAAAATTATTGAAGGATTAAAAGATTTTAGACAACAATATGATGGGAAAATTTGGCTTGAAATTTTATTTGTTAAAGGGATTAATGATAATGAATCAGAAATTTTTGCTTTAAAATCCGTTTTAAACGAAATTTTGCCAGATAAGATACATTTAAATACAGTAGTGAGACCTCCTGCTGAAGCGAATGTTTTAGCATTAAATTTTGAAGAAATGAAAAAAATTAAAGAAATGATTGGTGAAAAAGCAGAGATTATTGTAGATTTTAAAGGGGAAATTATAGATACTGGAACAAAGGATATAGAAGAAAGACTTATTGCCATTTTAAAACGTCGCCCTTGCACTCTAAATGACATTATTTATGCTTTAGGTGTAAGAAAAACAACAGTTATCAAATTATTAGAGTTATATCAACGAAAAAAAAGGATTGACAGTTACTTATATCAGGGGCAAAAATATTATTTAATAAGATGA
- the mqnE gene encoding aminofutalosine synthase MqnE has product MFKEIVHKVESGERLSFNDGLFLYQAPLFFLGELAKIVREKLHGKRAYYVYNQHINYSNICINLCKFCAFGKPKGDPKAFTLSLEEIESKVKSRLNEPIKEIHIVGGLNPELPFEYYIEIIKIVRSIRPDVCIKAYTATEIAHFSKITGKNIEEVLSILKEAGLNILPGGGAEVFSDRVRRALCPKKLSGKEWLEVIKTAHRLGIPTNCTMLYGHIETIEERLEHLIALRNAQDETGGFLCFIPLSFHPKNTRLDYLPGPTGIEDLKTIAISRLMLDNIPHIKAYWVMLTPKLAQVALNFGADDMDGTIIEEKITHMAKAESPQCLTKKELESLIREAGYEPVERNGFFEKAR; this is encoded by the coding sequence ATGTTTAAAGAAATTGTGCATAAGGTAGAAAGTGGAGAAAGACTTAGTTTTAATGATGGTCTTTTTCTTTATCAAGCACCTTTATTTTTTCTTGGAGAATTAGCAAAAATTGTAAGAGAAAAATTACATGGGAAAAGGGCATATTATGTTTATAATCAACATATTAATTATAGCAATATTTGCATAAATCTTTGCAAATTTTGTGCTTTTGGTAAACCAAAAGGAGATCCAAAGGCATTCACTTTGAGTTTAGAGGAAATAGAATCTAAGGTTAAATCTCGTTTGAATGAACCTATAAAAGAGATTCATATTGTTGGAGGACTTAATCCTGAACTTCCCTTTGAATATTATATTGAGATTATAAAGATTGTGCGCTCAATTCGTCCAGATGTCTGCATTAAAGCCTATACAGCTACTGAAATTGCCCATTTTTCTAAAATAACAGGCAAAAATATTGAAGAAGTTTTATCAATTTTAAAAGAAGCAGGTTTAAATATTTTACCTGGTGGTGGAGCAGAAGTATTTAGTGATAGAGTAAGAAGGGCATTATGTCCTAAAAAGCTTTCTGGTAAAGAATGGTTAGAGGTTATCAAGACCGCCCATCGCTTAGGCATACCTACAAATTGTACTATGCTTTATGGTCATATTGAGACCATTGAGGAACGTCTTGAGCATTTAATTGCCTTAAGGAATGCACAAGATGAAACAGGTGGTTTTCTTTGTTTTATTCCACTTTCATTTCATCCAAAAAATACAAGATTAGATTACTTGCCAGGGCCAACTGGTATAGAAGATTTAAAGACAATTGCTATTTCTCGACTTATGCTAGATAACATTCCTCATATTAAGGCATATTGGGTCATGCTTACACCAAAGCTTGCGCAGGTTGCTTTAAATTTTGGAGCAGATGATATGGATGGTACTATTATTGAAGAAAAGATTACCCATATGGCAAAAGCAGAATCCCCACAATGTTTAACAAAAAAGGAATTAGAAAGTTTAATAAGAGAAGCAGGTTATGAACCAGTAGAAAGGAATGGATTTTTTGAAAAAGCAAGATAA
- a CDS encoding molybdenum cofactor biosynthesis protein MoaE — translation MSLDELINKIKNCSRFSEVGMIACHLGIVRGYSRNGEPVKRIKIQVNQKIVKEIISEIKNLPGILEVLVEVKEGIFTVGEPIMAVAVAGDFREHVFPALEKLINSIKTKAVKKQEEIKGGKDGQ, via the coding sequence ATGAGTTTAGATGAATTAATAAATAAAATAAAAAATTGTTCTCGGTTTTCGGAAGTAGGAATGATTGCATGTCATTTAGGTATAGTAAGAGGATATTCTCGGAATGGTGAGCCAGTGAAAAGGATAAAAATTCAAGTAAATCAAAAAATAGTAAAAGAAATTATAAGTGAAATAAAGAATTTACCAGGAATTTTAGAAGTATTAGTAGAGGTTAAAGAGGGGATTTTTACAGTTGGAGAGCCTATTATGGCAGTGGCTGTAGCTGGAGATTTTAGAGAACATGTCTTTCCAGCTTTGGAAAAGTTGATAAATTCTATAAAGACTAAAGCAGTTAAGAAACAGGAAGAAATAAAAGGAGGGAAAGATGGCCAGTGA
- a CDS encoding acyl-CoA dehydratase activase, with amino-acid sequence MMSKLYLGLDVGSTSACTVILDEKINILYEDYRRTYGQPLRTVANILEEIIQKFSLTDIVSLSFTGSGGKTFLSLLGGEFINEIIAHGKAVAFYYPEVRTVIEIGGEDSKLIFLAPDETGRPRIVDFAMNTLCAAGTGAFLDQQAHRLGLKIEEFSYLALKAKTIPRIAGRCAVFAKSDMIHLQQEGTPLPEIVAGLCYALARNLRSNIGRGKPFHKPVAFQGGVAANLGMRRAFCDILRLKPEELIIPKHYLTMGAIGAALDAIERKKEDYHFPGLEKLYAAIKQEREIKYFYPPLKLEKSCIKKTETHIISQEKIPAYLGVDVGSVSTNLVLIDEKGQLLAKEYLMTAGHPLEAVKKGLKSLGKKWKDKVEILGAATTGSGRFLVGDFIGADVIKNEITAQATAAVAIDPKVDTIIEIGGQDSKFIRLKNGAIIDFEMNKACAAGTGSFLEEQADSLSISIYKEFSDLALSAKHPAPLGERCTVFMKSDLVHYQQKGLPKEDLVAGLCYAIAYNFINKVVSNRTIGNHIFFQGGVAANKGVVAAFEQILKKPIIVPPHHEVTGAIGAALLAKKEKNWEKSKFKGFDLAHLNYQINTFVCKACPNQCEIKKVTIEGQKEVYYYGGRCEKYEIAHRDISPAPDLVKEREKLLLEYVEKAKGGDRGEIAIPYAFFLQDFLPFFATLLNELGFKVVVSAPTTKETIQAGVESVLAETCYPVKVAHGHVSVLIKSGYKRLFFPNVIDLPSRSPGFVWGMVCPYVQGLPYMLKSAFNFEKEDIEFLHPVVYLGRTGWYYRQSIKNLSEALRISKKKVEKAWEKAKIAQKEFEEKIVKKAKKIISNLRPKDIAIVIVGRAYNSFDSGTNLRIPQKLSQRGVPVIPLDALPLETVRIKDAWPHMYWRYGQHILTAAAYIRDHPQLYPIYITNFACGPDSFILHFFKEEIGKKPFLEIEIDEHSADAGVITRLEAFLDSIKGKKQTSKAQRRYFIYKKHYHDACVYIPYMCDHSYALAAVFEGCGVKAKVMSRTDEESFILGRQAVSGKECYPCLLTAGDMLKTLKQPDFDPKYAAFFMPTGSGPCRFGQYAHFHRRVLDEWGYTEIPIFSPNQDGEYYEKLGMVANDFILWAWRGLVAVDILEKFLRHTRPYEKKPGEADRIYQNYLEKICEYLRQKEEPLPLLIQAANDFEKIRDNAISKPTVGIVGEIYLRSNPFANENLIRRLEALGAEVWLPPLGEWIFYTNHTAILRSWRQRYLKRLLRLLITTIIQHKEEWRFVKKVASKIKHAHEPFIVQLLHWAKPYLHPAFEGEAVLSIGKAIDFLKKGTKGIINVMPFTCMPGTITQAIFSRLQKEKGGFPCLHLAFDGQEQTHIQTRLEAFMHQVYNFFALL; translated from the coding sequence ATGATGAGTAAGTTATATCTTGGACTAGATGTAGGTTCTACAAGTGCCTGCACTGTTATTTTAGATGAGAAGATAAACATACTTTATGAAGATTATCGGCGTACTTATGGGCAACCTTTACGTACTGTTGCAAATATTTTAGAAGAAATTATCCAAAAATTTTCTCTAACTGATATTGTTTCTCTTTCTTTTACAGGTTCTGGTGGAAAAACATTTTTATCATTATTAGGTGGTGAGTTTATTAATGAAATTATTGCCCATGGTAAAGCAGTAGCCTTTTATTATCCAGAAGTAAGAACTGTTATTGAAATTGGTGGTGAAGACAGTAAGCTTATCTTCTTAGCACCAGATGAAACAGGAAGACCAAGGATTGTAGATTTTGCTATGAATACACTTTGTGCTGCTGGTACAGGTGCTTTTTTAGATCAACAAGCACATCGTTTAGGATTAAAAATAGAAGAATTTAGTTATTTAGCTCTTAAGGCTAAAACAATTCCTAGAATTGCTGGGCGTTGTGCGGTATTTGCTAAATCAGACATGATTCATCTCCAACAAGAAGGTACTCCTTTGCCAGAAATTGTTGCGGGATTATGTTATGCTTTAGCTAGGAATCTTCGTAGCAATATAGGTCGAGGAAAGCCATTTCATAAGCCAGTTGCTTTTCAAGGAGGGGTAGCAGCTAATTTAGGTATGCGTCGTGCTTTTTGTGATATTTTGCGATTAAAGCCAGAAGAATTGATTATTCCAAAGCATTATCTTACTATGGGAGCGATTGGCGCAGCTTTAGATGCTATTGAGAGAAAAAAGGAAGATTATCACTTTCCTGGTTTGGAAAAATTATATGCTGCCATAAAACAAGAAAGAGAAATAAAGTATTTTTATCCTCCTTTAAAATTGGAAAAATCTTGTATTAAAAAGACTGAGACTCACATCATTTCTCAAGAAAAAATACCTGCATATTTAGGTGTTGATGTAGGTTCTGTTAGTACAAATTTAGTGTTAATAGATGAAAAAGGGCAATTATTGGCAAAAGAATATCTAATGACAGCTGGTCATCCTCTTGAAGCGGTAAAAAAAGGTTTAAAAAGTTTAGGAAAAAAATGGAAAGATAAAGTAGAGATTTTAGGAGCTGCAACTACTGGCTCTGGTCGTTTTTTAGTAGGAGATTTTATTGGAGCAGATGTAATAAAGAATGAAATTACAGCCCAGGCTACAGCAGCTGTAGCTATAGATCCAAAGGTAGATACTATTATTGAAATTGGAGGACAAGACTCAAAATTTATTCGTCTTAAAAATGGGGCAATTATAGATTTTGAAATGAATAAAGCTTGTGCAGCTGGTACTGGTTCTTTTTTAGAAGAGCAAGCTGATAGCTTAAGTATTTCTATTTATAAAGAATTTTCTGATTTAGCTCTTTCTGCAAAACATCCTGCTCCATTGGGAGAACGTTGTACAGTATTTATGAAATCAGACCTTGTCCATTATCAACAAAAAGGTTTACCTAAAGAAGATCTTGTAGCTGGACTTTGTTATGCCATTGCCTATAATTTTATCAATAAAGTAGTATCTAATAGAACTATTGGTAATCATATTTTCTTTCAAGGTGGTGTAGCTGCTAATAAAGGCGTTGTAGCTGCTTTTGAACAGATTTTGAAAAAGCCTATTATTGTACCACCTCATCATGAAGTAACAGGGGCAATTGGAGCAGCTTTATTAGCAAAAAAAGAAAAAAATTGGGAGAAAAGTAAATTTAAAGGTTTTGATTTAGCTCATCTAAATTATCAGATAAATACATTTGTCTGCAAAGCTTGTCCAAATCAATGTGAGATAAAAAAAGTTACTATTGAAGGACAAAAGGAAGTATATTACTATGGTGGTCGTTGTGAAAAATATGAAATTGCTCATAGAGATATTTCTCCTGCTCCTGATCTTGTCAAAGAAAGGGAAAAATTACTTTTAGAATATGTTGAAAAAGCAAAAGGAGGAGATAGAGGAGAAATTGCCATTCCCTATGCCTTTTTCTTACAAGATTTTTTGCCATTTTTTGCTACATTATTGAATGAATTAGGTTTCAAAGTAGTTGTTTCTGCCCCTACAACAAAAGAGACTATTCAGGCTGGAGTAGAAAGTGTTTTAGCTGAGACTTGTTATCCAGTAAAAGTAGCACATGGACATGTTTCTGTTTTAATTAAATCAGGATACAAACGCTTATTTTTCCCAAATGTTATAGATCTTCCTTCTCGTTCCCCAGGTTTTGTATGGGGGATGGTGTGTCCTTATGTTCAAGGATTGCCTTATATGCTTAAATCAGCTTTTAATTTTGAAAAAGAAGATATAGAGTTTTTACACCCTGTTGTATATTTAGGTAGAACTGGTTGGTATTATAGACAAAGTATTAAAAATTTAAGTGAAGCTTTAAGAATATCAAAAAAGAAAGTAGAAAAGGCATGGGAAAAGGCAAAGATTGCACAAAAAGAATTTGAGGAAAAAATTGTAAAAAAAGCAAAAAAAATAATTTCAAATTTAAGACCCAAAGATATAGCTATTGTTATTGTTGGTCGCGCTTATAATAGCTTTGACAGTGGTACAAACCTTCGCATTCCTCAAAAACTTTCTCAAAGAGGTGTACCAGTTATCCCTTTAGATGCTCTACCACTTGAGACAGTAAGGATAAAAGATGCTTGGCCACATATGTACTGGCGATATGGACAACATATATTAACAGCAGCTGCTTATATTAGAGATCATCCTCAACTTTATCCTATTTATATTACAAATTTTGCTTGTGGTCCTGATTCTTTCATTCTTCACTTTTTTAAAGAAGAGATAGGTAAAAAGCCATTTCTTGAAATAGAAATAGATGAACATAGTGCCGATGCTGGAGTAATAACAAGGCTTGAGGCATTTTTAGACAGTATTAAAGGGAAAAAACAGACAAGTAAAGCTCAAAGACGTTATTTTATTTATAAAAAACATTATCATGATGCTTGTGTTTATATTCCTTATATGTGTGATCATTCTTATGCTTTAGCTGCTGTATTTGAGGGTTGTGGAGTAAAAGCAAAGGTAATGTCTCGTACGGATGAAGAAAGTTTTATTTTAGGTAGACAGGCAGTTTCTGGTAAAGAGTGTTACCCTTGTCTTCTTACAGCAGGTGATATGTTAAAAACACTAAAACAGCCTGATTTTGATCCAAAATATGCTGCCTTTTTTATGCCTACTGGTAGTGGTCCATGCCGCTTTGGTCAATATGCTCATTTTCACCGCCGTGTATTAGATGAATGGGGATATACAGAAATTCCTATTTTTTCGCCGAATCAGGATGGAGAATATTATGAAAAACTTGGTATGGTAGCAAATGATTTTATCCTTTGGGCATGGAGGGGTTTAGTGGCTGTAGATATTTTAGAAAAATTTTTAAGACATACCCGCCCATATGAGAAAAAGCCAGGTGAAGCTGACAGAATTTATCAAAATTATCTTGAAAAAATATGTGAATATTTACGCCAAAAAGAAGAGCCATTACCTTTATTGATTCAGGCAGCAAATGATTTTGAAAAGATTCGTGATAATGCAATATCTAAACCTACTGTAGGTATTGTGGGTGAAATTTATTTACGCAGTAACCCATTTGCTAATGAAAATCTTATTAGAAGATTAGAAGCTCTTGGGGCAGAAGTATGGCTTCCACCTTTAGGTGAATGGATTTTTTATACAAATCATACTGCCATACTTCGTTCTTGGCGTCAGCGTTATTTAAAAAGATTATTGAGACTTTTGATTACAACTATTATTCAACATAAGGAAGAATGGCGATTTGTTAAAAAAGTGGCTTCTAAAATAAAACATGCTCATGAACCTTTTATTGTGCAACTTCTTCATTGGGCTAAACCTTATCTTCACCCTGCTTTTGAAGGTGAAGCAGTTTTAAGTATTGGTAAGGCTATTGATTTTCTAAAAAAAGGCACAAAAGGTATTATTAATGTTATGCCATTTACCTGCATGCCTGGTACTATCACCCAAGCAATATTTTCAAGATTACAAAAAGAAAAAGGTGGTTTTCCTTGTCTTCATTTAGCCTTTGATGGACAAGAACAAACACATATTCAAACTCGTTTAGAGGCATTTATGCATCAAGTATATAATTTTTTTGCTTTATTATGA
- a CDS encoding sodium-dependent transporter, with amino-acid sequence MILATAGAAVGLGNLLRFPVQASQHGGGAFMIPYFFFLFIMGIPMMWVEWTIGRMGGKYGHGTAPGIFNLLWSHPLSRYLGVLGLVTPLILCMYYLYVCSWTLAFSFFSLGKLYYGLNDLESMKDFLQSFQGVKKGYFQSILPAYLFFLVAFFANFFIMYHGLAKGIERLCKLAMPTLFLVAILLIIRSLTLGTPDPNHPERSALNGLGFLWNPNFSELKNADTWLAAAGQIFFTLSLGLGTIHCYASYLREKDDIVLSGLTVTSLNETAEVILGGSIAIPAAVAFFGIEQIAQGGAFDLGFLSMPLVLSRLPFGEFWGFLWFILLFFAGLTSSVSIIQPFVSFLIDELKLPWKRAVIFTAIAVFIPTHLVIFFLKYGFLDELDFWIGTVGMPLFGLIELILFAWIYGIDKGFKEMHRGALLTVPKIYCFILKYITPTCLFIIFCVWIWQSGLKLFLLKGIPERDIPYRLMARGLILISFLICVFLVHFAWKGKKNEA; translated from the coding sequence ATGATTCTTGCTACAGCAGGTGCTGCTGTTGGACTTGGTAATCTTTTGCGTTTCCCAGTACAAGCTAGTCAACATGGTGGTGGCGCTTTTATGATTCCTTATTTTTTCTTCCTATTCATCATGGGCATTCCCATGATGTGGGTGGAATGGACAATTGGACGTATGGGGGGTAAATATGGACATGGAACAGCACCAGGGATTTTTAATCTTCTTTGGTCACACCCTCTTTCACGTTATCTTGGCGTCTTAGGATTAGTCACACCTTTAATCTTATGTATGTACTATCTTTATGTCTGCTCTTGGACTTTGGCTTTTTCTTTCTTTTCATTAGGTAAACTTTATTATGGACTTAATGATTTAGAAAGTATGAAAGATTTTTTACAAAGCTTTCAAGGTGTGAAAAAGGGTTATTTTCAATCTATTTTACCTGCTTATTTATTTTTTTTAGTAGCATTTTTTGCCAATTTTTTTATTATGTATCATGGTTTAGCTAAAGGTATAGAGCGTCTTTGCAAATTGGCTATGCCTACTTTATTTTTAGTTGCTATCTTACTTATTATACGCTCTCTTACTTTAGGTACACCAGACCCCAATCATCCTGAAAGAAGTGCATTAAATGGACTTGGTTTTCTTTGGAATCCAAATTTTTCTGAATTAAAAAATGCTGATACTTGGTTAGCAGCTGCTGGTCAGATATTTTTTACTTTAAGCCTTGGTTTAGGAACTATTCATTGTTATGCTAGTTATTTAAGAGAAAAAGACGATATTGTCCTTTCAGGATTGACAGTAACTTCATTAAATGAAACAGCTGAAGTTATATTAGGTGGTTCTATCGCTATCCCTGCAGCTGTGGCCTTTTTTGGTATTGAGCAGATTGCTCAAGGAGGGGCTTTTGATTTAGGTTTTCTTTCTATGCCTTTAGTGCTTAGTCGTTTACCTTTTGGTGAATTTTGGGGTTTTTTGTGGTTTATTTTGCTTTTTTTTGCTGGTTTAACTTCTTCTGTTTCTATAATTCAACCTTTTGTTTCTTTTCTAATAGATGAACTTAAGCTCCCTTGGAAAAGAGCAGTTATTTTTACTGCTATTGCTGTTTTTATTCCTACACATTTAGTTATCTTTTTTCTAAAATATGGTTTTTTAGATGAACTTGATTTCTGGATTGGGACAGTAGGAATGCCCTTATTTGGTCTTATTGAACTTATACTTTTTGCTTGGATTTATGGTATAGATAAGGGATTTAAAGAAATGCATAGAGGTGCATTACTTACAGTGCCAAAAATTTATTGTTTTATCCTTAAATACATTACTCCTACTTGTCTATTTATTATATTTTGTGTTTGGATTTGGCAAAGTGGTTTGAAGCTTTTTTTATTAAAAGGAATACCAGAAAGAGATATACCTTATAGATTGATGGCAAGAGGGCTTATTCTTATTAGCTTTTTAATTTGTGTATTTTTAGTACATTTTGCATGGAAAGGTAAGAAAAATGAAGCTTAG
- the fusA gene encoding elongation factor G, producing the protein MASEVKNIRNIGFIAASGAGKTSLAEAMLFMAKATERLGSVDKGTSVLDHEPEEIKRHITISAAFHHYEWDGCWVNLIDTPGDGNFISEALIALQGADGVILVVDAIEGVKFQTERLFNYVKDNELPCIIFISKIDKEHASFEKTLEDISVSLDIKPMPVCLPIGEGENFEGIINLLTMQAWFYKKDGSGKFSCKEIPSELEDKANEFREKMIEFLAETDDVLLEKYLEGEEIKDEEWQKALREGTIKRMFAPVVCGSAILNIGTQLLLNLVNQCLPSPLERGAIKGYHPNTKEEIKRKPDPSEPFSALVIKTIYDPFAGRINVFRVFSGTLKTESTVLNATKGYKEKIGQLFVLAGKTQRLLQEVKAGDIAAVAKLKETLTGDTLSDEKSPIVIRAVEPIKPVISFAIEPKGKADEEKIFSSLVRLAEEDPALRLERDPQTKELLISGTGQQHIENTIEKLKRKFGVEVLLRSPKIPYKETIKGKARAQGKYKKQTGGRGQYGDAWIEIEPLPRGTGFEFIDKIVGGVIPKNYIPAVEKGIKGAMAEGILAGFPVVDVRVYLVDGSYHPVDSSDLAFQIAGSLAFKKAFMEAKPILLEPIMKLTITVPDEFMGDVIGDLNGRRGKVLGMEAKSKYQVITALVPMAEVLTYASDLTSITGGRGSFTIEFSHYEEVPAALAEKIIQQAKAEKEES; encoded by the coding sequence ATGGCCAGTGAAGTAAAAAATATCCGTAATATTGGTTTTATTGCTGCTAGTGGGGCAGGTAAAACTTCGCTGGCTGAAGCTATGCTTTTTATGGCTAAGGCTACTGAACGTTTGGGTAGTGTGGATAAAGGGACAAGTGTATTGGATCATGAGCCAGAAGAAATAAAAAGGCATATAACAATAAGTGCTGCTTTTCATCATTATGAATGGGATGGTTGTTGGGTAAATCTTATTGATACTCCAGGTGATGGCAATTTTATTTCTGAAGCCTTAATTGCCTTACAAGGAGCAGATGGTGTTATTTTAGTAGTAGATGCAATAGAGGGAGTAAAATTTCAAACAGAAAGACTTTTTAATTATGTTAAAGATAATGAATTACCTTGTATTATTTTTATATCTAAAATAGATAAAGAACACGCATCATTTGAAAAAACACTTGAGGATATATCTGTTTCTCTTGATATCAAACCAATGCCTGTTTGTTTGCCTATTGGTGAAGGGGAGAATTTTGAAGGAATTATTAATCTTTTGACTATGCAAGCTTGGTTTTATAAAAAAGATGGCTCAGGCAAATTTTCTTGTAAGGAAATTCCTTCAGAATTAGAAGATAAGGCAAATGAATTTAGAGAAAAGATGATTGAATTTTTAGCTGAAACAGATGATGTTTTGTTGGAAAAATATTTAGAGGGAGAAGAGATAAAAGATGAAGAATGGCAAAAGGCTTTACGTGAAGGAACAATAAAACGAATGTTTGCACCAGTAGTATGTGGTTCAGCTATTCTCAATATAGGTACTCAGCTTTTATTAAATCTTGTCAATCAATGCCTTCCTTCTCCTTTAGAAAGGGGAGCAATAAAAGGTTATCATCCAAATACAAAAGAAGAGATTAAAAGAAAGCCTGATCCTTCTGAGCCATTTTCAGCTTTAGTGATAAAAACCATTTATGATCCCTTTGCTGGACGTATTAATGTATTTAGGGTTTTTTCTGGAACATTAAAAACAGAAAGTACTGTTTTAAATGCAACTAAAGGTTATAAAGAGAAAATAGGTCAATTGTTTGTCTTAGCAGGAAAAACACAAAGGCTTCTTCAAGAAGTAAAAGCAGGAGATATTGCTGCTGTAGCCAAATTGAAAGAGACCTTGACTGGTGATACTTTAAGTGATGAAAAATCTCCTATTGTTATCAGAGCAGTTGAGCCAATTAAACCAGTAATCTCTTTTGCTATAGAGCCTAAAGGAAAGGCAGATGAAGAAAAAATATTTTCTTCCCTTGTACGCTTAGCTGAAGAGGATCCAGCCTTACGTTTGGAAAGAGATCCACAGACAAAAGAACTTCTTATATCTGGTACAGGTCAACAACATATTGAGAATACTATTGAAAAACTAAAACGCAAATTTGGAGTAGAAGTGCTATTGAGGAGTCCAAAAATTCCTTACAAAGAAACAATTAAAGGAAAGGCTAGAGCACAAGGGAAATATAAAAAGCAAACAGGTGGTCGTGGACAATATGGTGATGCTTGGATTGAGATTGAGCCATTACCAAGAGGAACTGGTTTTGAATTTATAGATAAAATTGTTGGTGGAGTGATTCCTAAAAATTATATTCCTGCTGTAGAAAAAGGAATAAAAGGGGCTATGGCAGAAGGTATTTTAGCTGGGTTTCCAGTAGTAGATGTGCGAGTTTATTTAGTGGATGGAAGCTATCATCCAGTAGATTCTTCAGATCTTGCTTTTCAAATTGCTGGTTCGCTTGCTTTTAAAAAGGCATTTATGGAAGCAAAGCCTATTTTATTAGAACCTATTATGAAATTAACTATTACTGTTCCTGATGAGTTTATGGGTGATGTAATTGGAGATCTCAATGGAAGACGTGGTAAAGTGCTTGGTATGGAGGCTAAATCAAAATATCAGGTTATTACAGCTCTAGTGCCAATGGCTGAAGTACTTACTTATGCCTCTGATTTGACCTCCATTACAGGAGGTAGAGGTTCTTTCACTATTGAATTTTCCCATTATGAGGAAGTACCGGCAGCTCTAGCAGAAAAGATTATTCAGCAAGCAAAGGCAGAAAAGGAAGAAAGCTAA